From the Euphorbia lathyris chromosome 6, ddEupLath1.1, whole genome shotgun sequence genome, one window contains:
- the LOC136232536 gene encoding inactive poly [ADP-ribose] polymerase RCD1-like has product MDSKIAKVLGSNRRVMHGLKRKRASRSAVYSAGASHILSPEWRTVNFLTHKPVKRQRLPETQSKHVTCGSRSRKSLLRCYSNFTRSGVPERLMYYKNGEWSNFPQDVIALHMKDLQQKKPVIEIEVEGHRFVLDFLHMFRLDMKTGSQKPIAWIDESGSCFFPEIYADDEEPYACCQHNCVNGQKIEPYCPHEIKLQLEIDIRGIDQCKLKESSGESNSLVNHIQIAQKPMSDSCVPELEDSCNRMPDEKVDEAVEENQHIKNKVVTGNEPCNDSLDSEHVRKWFLTGVNSFGVVSMISIDRCSSVSMEYRLELFQKQIELTKKCRWDANIRYAWLASSKRLISTILSYGLGHCGQSIVKSKYGIGVHLSAANCSDTSAKFCDIDENGVRHMVFCRVIMGNMELVHPGSQQCHPSSESFDSGTDDLQNPSAYVVWNMNMNTHIYPEFIVSFKISSSAEEFVGSAIKHAVSGITASSRGAQQNLAMEASTVDLNLPATDLGIKSELASESGGSLGKACSLGSSSTRVPKSPYMPFQMLFAALSNKVPSEYMEQVVAHYELFKAKKVSREDFIKMLRLKVGDALLRSTITSLQCKVPMKYVVQKPTAEG; this is encoded by the exons ATGGACTCCAAGATCGCAAAGGTATTGGGTAGTAATCGGAGAGTTATGCATGGACTGAAGAGGAAGCGAGCATCCCGTAGTGCTGTATATAGTGCTGGAGCTTCCCACATCCTGTCACCTGAGTGGCGCACTGTGAATTTTTTAACTCACAAACCTGTGAAACGACAGAGACTGCCTGAAACCCAAAGCAAGCATGTGACTTGTGGGTCTCGTTCTAGGAAATCTTTGCTCCGGTGCTATTCAAATTTTACGAGGAGTGGTGTGCCGGAGCGTCTTATGTACTATAAAAATGGGGAATGGAGCAACTTTCCTCAAGATGTTATTGCTTTACATATGAAAGATCTTCAACAGAAGAAACCTGTTATTGAAATAGAGGTAGAGGGACATCGATTTGTACTGGATTTCTTGCATATGTTTCGACTGGACATGAAGACCGGTTCACAGAAGCCAATTGCGTGGATTGATGAATCAGGTAGTTGCTTCTTTCCAGAAATTTATGCTGATGATGAGGAGCCATATGCCTGCTGCCAACATAATTGTGTCAACGGTCAAAAGATTGAGCCGTACTGCCCTCACGAGATCAAGCTGCAGCTTGAAATTGACATAAGAGGTATTGATCAATGCAAGTTGAAGGAGTCTAGTGGAGAGTCGAATTCTCTCGTCAATCATATTCAGATTGCTCAAAAACCTATGAGTGATAGCTGTGTCCCAGAGCTAGAGGATAGCTGTAACAGGATGCCTGATGAAAAAGTTGATGAGGCTGTTGAGGAAAATCAAcatattaaaaacaaagtagTTACTGGAAATGAGCCTTGTAATGACAGCTTGGATTCTGAACATGTTAGGAAGTGGTTTCTTACAGGCGTGAACTCTTTCGGTGTTGTCAGCATGATTTCTATAGATCGCTGCTCTAGTGTTTCAATGGAATATCGATTGGAACTTTTCCAAAAGCAGATCGAATTGACAAAAAAATGCCGCTGGGATGCAAATATTCGATATGCTTGGCTTGCTTCGTCCAAAAGATTAATTTCTACCATCTTGTCATATGGACTGGGACATTGTGGACAATCTATAGTGAAGTCCAAATATGGCATTGGTGTTCATCTCTCTGCAGCAAACTGCAGCGACACCAG TGCAAAATTTTGTGATATTGACGAAAATGGAGTTAGACACATGGTATTTTGTCGTGTTATAATGGGAAACATGGAACTTGTTCATCCTGGGAGTCAGCAATGCCATCCCAGTAGCGAGAGCTTTGATAGTGGCACGGATGATCTTCAAAATCCGAGTGCATATGTAGTTTGGAATATGAATATGAACACCCACATTTATCCAGAATTTATTGTTAGTTTCAAGATCTCTTCTAGCGCTGAAG AGTTTGTTGGAAGTGCGATTAAGCATGCTGTTTCTGGAATAACTGCATCCTCACGAGGTGCTCAACAAAATTTAGCCATGGAGGCCTCTACTGTTGATCTGAACTTACCAGCCACTGATCTG GGAATCAAAAGCGAACTGGCATCGGAATCTGGAGGATCATTAGGAAAAGCTTGTAGTCTTGGTTCAAGCAGTACAAGGGTTCCTAAATCTCCTTATATGCCTTTCCAAATGTTGTTCGCTGCACTTTCAAATAAAGTTCCAAGTGAATACATGGAACAAGTTGTCGCTCATTATGAACTGTTTAAG GCAAAGAAGGTAAGCAGAGAAGATTTCATCAAAATGTTGAGATTAAAAGTTGGGGATGCGTTACTGAGATCAACAATAACAAGTCTTCAGTGCAAG GTGCCAATGAAGTATGTGGTTCAAAAGCCAACTGCAGAGGGTTAG